A part of Caretta caretta isolate rCarCar2 chromosome 1, rCarCar1.hap1, whole genome shotgun sequence genomic DNA contains:
- the NUMA1 gene encoding nuclear mitotic apparatus protein 1 isoform X1, whose product MSLHAMRASALLAWVNSLKVDSPLSALSQLQDCCVFLKIIDKVHGSEEGQSVLQQPLPERIEFIQSFLQKHCKHKSTMESPVSIPKLLEGEELELAKVTMLLLYHASMSTKSPRDWNEFEYKIQAELATVLKFVLDNEESLNENLELFLQKKVPLSSSSISSTSSEEQSPVFSRQHKREVRFLELQKIASSSSMNNFLPGSPASPMGDIMQTPQFQLRRLKKQLADERENRDELELELTENRKLITEKETQITMMQQRIDRLTLLNERQAADQLEPKQLEELQEKNESLILRLHEALKQCQDLKTEKGQMDRKISQLSEENGDLSFKLREFASHLMQLQEALNELSEEHNAALMESGEKQARLETELHTALHEKKCLEEKMEILQGKISLLEDQLTRLGENATQEKGEVMGDILKLEDLKQEVASLSAKGIELQATILQLEKEKGLREADLQSERNCFEEEKLQLTGLIANLQSSVSELHLAKEKLEQDSRVQEERLSAQVNTLTTEIAKLNSFLLQRDQELVTLHQQVEEERIQKGQLAEDLQKQEQSSRETIQGLSLQVDQLSDTLKDSEEKLVQFTQQMEATSKGKARHLASLREEHAKAMQEKESALRQLQEFQQEQEAELAALTAQLQALEKARDASQASAIEIQREKIELSQRVQELDARVLELTAQCSQGEAQAAAAESLRAQLRELENKLQEGQQKFSDKERLAKENAQLQERLLSMEESVRNTEGILEDEKRRASETLEGNLKRITELESQMQKLAEHRDQAMQEVGEEQAKRQALKLQVQQLGDEYRAKTERLQRQLADMSSAAKGGEGERERLEETIKALSGDHKQACQQLQVEQGKVAELVAQMKCLTTEQEERLALLQTDLSNALAQVKKKESVELKLRDDLSSLQEKTAVSQQEAAQRLARLEMDAQKAAEALKVVTKELSDERLKTTELEATVKRLGEQKREELTATESDLSRAALVLKERELEAEKLSGEVKLLNARLEETLQKQKQELALRDTEMKHLTGEMEQAKADLAAEKASKAELEVQLQNSINEQRAERSAHQQELARSLELIEEKEGELDELRLKNVSRNEELRDLQKTVVKLKGELASVEALKERAAKMENELQGFLEVARTREAEIDSIKSIVYSKEMSLKSLEEKIRHTEQESSSNQDLYQEKLKESEMLHSEMEKLEQKCREQRDTIASLEKAAAQTKAATSEHQEAQLEALRGEVTQQKQKVLELEKLLEASRSVQAGQDGTIETLKKELLDKGRELAQSKDSIATAEKELASLRSSVQEKGKLEDSWKEQMSQCCQEVERKNSLIGSLEQEVSILHLQVLEKEGESKELKRLIMAESEKSKKLEERLRMLQTEMATAASRAAERCARMKAEVQAYQEETEKQRMSIEALKRELSAQGECQEELRQEVKAWQEKCFQKEQLLSSLQLELTNAQALVGELMPVKRLYQQQQAEQSSLESKHCKELEQRQKAAGALEAELARAKLELAELLSLKERLSEQDRAVQRLQGENASSAERLAVLQRANTQLMEENQVLSEQSSQGRQKFDAELSQVKEKHSQEMEALKVESEKLVAGSQREAEDAVKKLEAMTNKYENAKVRVLEERQKFQEERQKLTAQVEQLEVFRKEQAKQAEELNKKLAQNEKATRSQQEKLKVREGELQAEADRQQVKISELQEQLAQKEKAAEHYKVQVEKAKTFYDAKKQQNQDLAEKLKGMEQLQKENVELKAESERLAKELQQSILQAKESELSCRNLTSQVRSLEAQVEFADRQLRELGRFQVATDTLKSRETFRQNLADVSTDSLDLSGDEMLPLNSTSRKPSRSQSEISAMPGSMESLTSQRLPRKVESLESLYFTPIPTRTQSKLESSIGSLDDLSIDSGCKTRSARRRTTQIINITMTKKQAEEPDSANASFYSVQSAQAHQNAPAQNPARSRLRSAASTRSVTSCRSQESLAGLGAASPEETLGNPALLSLPGYRPATRSSLRRSQAGRSASLSRSSFYLGTCQDEPDQLDDWNRIAELQQRNRVCPPHMKTCYPLESRPSQSLTVITDEEMKTGDPKETLRRASMQPSQIESAAARRSTLSTGWAGGIATRLQRKRSSDESHQGPDTPESKKPTSCFPRPQTPRERNEERKRGSRKGEPQATGKQPDRRQSMAFSILNTPKKLGSSLLRRGANRKTTPKTSPRGSARRSPRIATAKSPKGKGKASRKSPKNMKF is encoded by the exons AGCACTGCAAGCACAAGTCAACCATGGAAAGCCCCGTGTCCATACCAAAACTcttggagggagaggagctggagctggccaAG GTGACCATGCTGCTCCTGTACCACGCCTCCATGAGCACCAAAAGCCCCAGGGACTGGAACGAGTTTGAGTACAAAATCCAG GCTGAGCTGGCGACCGTCCTCAAGTTTGTGCTTGACAACGAAGAGAGCCTGAATGAGAACCTGGAGCTCTTCCTGCAGAAGAAAG TGCCGCTTTCATCCTCCAGCATCTCCAGCACGAGCTCCGAGGAGCAGTCCCCCGTGTTCTCCCGCCAGCACAAGCGAGAGGTGCGCTTCCTGGAGCTGCAGAAGATCGCCTCCTCATCCAGCATGAACAA CTTCCTTCCTGGCTCGCCCGCCTCCCCCATGGGCGACATCATGCAGACCCCGCAGTTCCAGCTGAGGCGGCTGAAGAAGCAGCTGGCAGACGAGAGGGAAAACCGGGATGAGCTGGAGCTGGAACTGACCGAGAACCGCAAACTCATCACAGAGAAGG agACTCAAATCACCATGATGCAGCAACGGATAGACCGCCTAACTCTTCTCAATGAGAGACAAGCTGCTGATCAGCTGGAGCCAAAGCAGCTGGAAGAGCTGCAGGAAAAGAATGAAAG CTTGATCCTGCGTTTGCACGAGGCCCTAAAGCAATGTCAGGACCTGAAGACTGAAAAAGGCCAGATGGACCGAAAAATCAGCCAGCTCTCCGAGGAGAATGGGGACCTCTCATTCAAG CTGCGGGAGTTCGCCAGCCACTTGATGCAGCTTCAAGAAGCTTTGAACGAGCTCTCCGAGGAACACAACGCGGCGCTGATGGAGTCGGGGGAGAAACAAGCCCGCCTGGAGACCGAGCTCCACACCGCCCTCCACGAGAAG AAATGCTTGGAAGAGAAGATGGAGATTCTGCAGGGgaagatctctctgctggaagacCAGCTGACAAGGCTGGGGGAGAATGCCACACAGGAGAAAGGAGAGGTTATGGGGGACATCCTGAAG CTTGAAGACTTAaagcaggaagtggccagcctcTCTGCTAAAGGGATAGAGCTCCAAGCCACAATCCTGCAGCTGGAAAAGGAGAAGGGCCTCCGTGAGGCAGATCTTCAGTCCGAACGGAACTGCTTTGAAGAGGAGAAACTTCAGCTCACAGGCCTCATCGCCAACCTCCAGAGCTCAGTCTCTGAGCTCCACCTGGCTAAAGAGAAGCTGGAACAGGACTCCAGAGTGCAGGAGGAGCGCCTGTCCGCCCAGGTAAACACACTCACCACAGAGATTGCTAAGCTAAACAGCTTCCTCCTCCAGAGGGACCAGGAGCTGGTGACTCTTCACCagcaggtggaggaggagaggattCAGAAGGGACAGCTGGCCGAAGATCTCCAGAAGCAAGAGCAGTCCTCCAGGGAGACCATCCAAGGACTGAGCCTGCAAGTGGACCAGCTCAGTGACACCCTCAAGGACAGTGAGGAGAAGCTGGTGCAGTTCACCCAGCAGATGGAAGCTACAAGCAAAGGGAAAGCCAGACACCTGGCATCTTTGAGAGAAGAGCATGCGAAGGCCATGCAGGAAAAGGAGTCTGCCCTGCGGCAGCTACAGGAATtccagcaggaacaggaagcggAGCTGGCAGCCCTGACCGCTCAGCTGCAAGCTTTGGAGAAAGCCAGAGATGCTAGCCAGGCCTCTGCCATAGAGATACAGAGGGAAAAAATTGAATTGAGCCAGAGGGTCCAAGAGCTGGACGCCAGAGTCCTTGAACTCACTGCCCAGTGCTCGCAGGGCGAGgcccaagcagcagctgctgagtcACTGAGAGCCCAGCTCCGAGAACTGGAGAACAAGCTGCAAGAAGGTCAGCAGAAATTCTCAGACAAGGAGAGGCTGGCCAAGGAAAACGCCCAGCTCCAAGAGCGGCTCCTGTCCATGGAAGAGTCCGTCCGGAACACAGAGGGGATCTTGGAGGATGAGAAGAGGAGAGCTTCGGAGACCCTTGAAGGGAATCTTAAAAGGATAACTGAGCTGGAGTCCCAAATGCAGAAGCTGGCAGAGCACCGAGATCAGGCTATGCAGGAGGTGGGCGAGGAGCAAGCTAAGAGACAAGCGCTCAAGCTGCAGGTGCAGCAGCTGGGAGACGAATACAGGGCAAAGACAGAGAGGCTGCAACGTCAGCTGGCAGACATGTCTTCAGCCGCTAAAGGGGGTGAAGGAGAGCGTGAGAGGCTGGAGGAGACAATAAAAGCTCTGAGTGGAGACCACAAACAGGCCTGCCAGCAGCTCCAGGTGGAGCAGGGCAAAGTGGCGGAGCTGGTGGCGCAGATGAAGTGCCTGACCACAGAGCAAGAAGAGAGGCTGGCACTGCTTCAGACTGACCTCTCCAACGCCCTCGCCCAGGTCAAGAAGAAGGAGAGCGTGGAGCTAAAACTCAGGGACGATCTCTCCTCTCTGCAGGAGAAGACAGCAGTGTCCCAGCAGGAAGCAGCCCAGCGCCTAGCTCGGCTGGAGATGGATGCACAGAAGGCAGCTGAGGCACTCAAGGTTGTCACCAAGGAGTTGTCCGATGAAAGGCTCAAGACAACAGAGCTTGAAGCTACGGTGAAGCGTCTTGGAGAACAGAAGCGTGAGGAGCTAACAGCTACGGAGTCTGATCTCTCCAGAGCAGCGTTGGTCCTGAAGGAGAGAGAACTAGAAGCGGAGAAACTATCTGGTGAGGTTAAGCTGCTGAACGCCAGGCTGGAAGAAACCCTGCAGAAGCAGAAACAGGAGCTAGCTCTTCGAGACACGGAGATGAAGCATCTGACAGGGGAGATGGAGCAAGCCAAGGCAGACCTCGCAGCGGAGAAAGCCAGCAAGGCAGAGCTGGAAGTCCAGCTGCAGAACTCCATCAATGAGCAAAGGGCCGAGCGTTCTGCTCACCAGCAGGAGCTGGCCAGGTCCCTGGAATTGATcgaggagaaggaaggggagcTGGATGAGCTCCGTCTGAAAAACGTCTCCCGTAACGAGGAGTTGAGAGACCTTCAAAAGACTGTTGTCAAGTTGAAAGGGGAGCTTGCCTCTGTGGAGGCACTGAAGGAGCGGGCGGCCAAGATGGAAAATGAGCTGCAGGGCTTCCTGGAGGTTGCCAGGACCCGAGAAGCTGAGATTGACAGCATAAAGTCCATTGTGTACTCCAAGGAGATGTCTCTCAAAAGCTTGGAGGAGAAGATCCGACACACGGAGCAGGAATCCAGCTCCAACCAAGATCTCTACCAGGAGAAGCTGAAGGAGAGTGAGATGCTCCACTCTGAAATGGAGAAACTGGAGCAGAAGTGCAGGGAGCAGCGAGACACCATTGCCAGCCTGGAGAAAGCAGCAGCTCAAACTAAAGCAGCCACTTCGGAGCATCAGGAAGCCCAACTGGAGGCCCTGAGGGGAGAGGTGACGCAGCAGAAGCAGAAGGTGTTGGAGCTGGAGAAACTCCTGGAAGCCTCTAGGTCAGTACAGGCTGGGCAAGACGGCACCATAGAGACACtgaagaaagagctcttggataAGGGGAGAGAGCTGGCCCAGAGTAAAGACTCCATCGCCACAGCAGAGAAGGAGCTGGCATCTCTGCGCTCTTCAGTTCAAGAGAAGGGCAAGTTGGAGGACAGCTGGAAGGAACAAATGTCCCAGTGCTGTCAGGAAGTGGAGAGGAAAAACAGCCTGATTGGCAGCCTGGAGCAGGAAGTGTCCATTCTCCACCTGCAGGTCttggagaaggagggagagagcaaGGAGCTGAAGCGCCTGATCATGGCGGAGTCGGAGAAGAGCAAGAAGCTGGAGGAGAGGCTGCGGATGCTCCAGACTGAGATGGCCACCGCCGCTTCTCGAGCAGCAGAGAGATGCGCTCGGATGAAGGCCGAAGTGCAGGCCTACCAGGAGGAGACAGAGAAGCAGAGGATGTCCATAGAGGCCCTGAAGAGGGAACTGAGCGCCCAAGGGGAATGCCAGGAGGAGCTCCGCCAAGAGGTAAAGGCCTGGCAGGAGAAATGCTTCCAGAAGGAACAGCTCTTGTCCTCTCTGCAGCTAGAGCTCACGAATGCCCAAGCGTTGGTCGGGGAGCTGATGCCAGTGAAACGCCTctaccagcagcagcaggctgagcagtcCTCCCTGGAAAGCAAACACTGcaaggagctggagcagaggcagAAAGCAGCTGGTGCTCTGGAGGCAGAGCTTGCCAGAGCCAAGCTGGAACTGGCAGAGCTCCTCTCCCTCAAGGAGAGGCTCTCCGAACAAGACCGCGCTGTgcagaggctgcagggggagaATGCCAGCTCCGCAGAGCGGCTCGCTGTGCTCCAGCGGGCCAACACCCAGCTGATGGAGGAGAACCAAGTGCTCAGTGAGCAATCCAGCCAAGGGCGGCAGAAGTTTGATGCCGAGCTCAGCCAGGTGAAGGAGAAGCACAGCCAGGAGATGGAGGCCCTCAAGGTGGAGTCTGAGAagctggtggctgggagccagcgAGAGGCTGAAGACGCAGTTAAGAAGCTGGAGGCCATGACCAACAAGTACGAGAACGCCAAAGTCAGGGTCCTTGAGGAGAGGCAAAAGTTCCAGGAGGAGAGGCAGAAGCTGACGGCTCAG GTGGAGCAGCTAGAGGTATTTCGGAAAGAACAAGCTAAGCAG GCGGAGGAGCTGAATAAAAAGCTGGCCCAGAACGAAAAAGCCACCCGATCCCAGCAGGAGAAACTGAAG GTGCGGGAAGGGGAACTCCAGGCAGAGGCTGATCGCCAGCAGGTGAAGATATctgagctgcaggagcagctggcccAGAAAGAGAAGGCTGCAGAGCACTACAAAGTGCAG GTGGAGAAGGCAAAAACTTTCTATGACGCCAAGAAGCAGCAGAACCAAGACCTGGCGGAGAAGCTgaaggggatggagcagctgcagaaggagAATGTCGAGCTCAAGGCTGAGTCGGAGCGGCTGGCCAAGGAGCTGCAGCAATCCATCCTGCAGGCCAAGGAGTCGGAGCTCAGCTGCAGGAACCTGACCAGCCAGGTCCGCAGCTTGGAGGCGCAG GTGGAGTTTGCAGATCGCCAGTTACGGGAGCTTGGCAGGTTCCAGGTGGCTACAGATACGCTGAAGAGCCGGGAGACCTTCCGTCAGAACCTGGCTGACGTCAGCACAGACAGCCTGGACCTGAGCGGGGATGAGATGCTGCCGCTCAACTCCACCAg CAGGAAGCCTAGCCGATCCCAGTCGGAAATCTCGGCCATGCCGGGCAGCATGGAATCGCTCACATCCCAGCGGCTGCCTCGTAAAGTTGAGTCTCTGGAGAGCCTCTATTTCACCCCTATCCCCACCCGCACGCAGTCCAAACTGGAGAGCAGCATTGGCTCCCTGGACGACCTGTCCATTGACTCGGGCTGCAAGACCCGTTCGGCTCGCCGGCGCACCACGCAGATCATCAACATCACCATGACGAAA AAACAGGCCGAGGAACCAGACAGCGCCAACGCGTCCTTCTACAGCGTGCAGTCGGCCCAGGCCCACCAGAACGCCCCTGCACAGAACCCCGCCAGGAGCAGGCTGCGCTCGGCTGCCTCCACCCGCTCCGTCACCAGCTGCCGCTCTCAGGAATCCCTcgctgggctgggagctgcctccCCCGAGGAGACCCTGGGCAACCCTGCCCTGCTCAGCCTACCCGGCTACCGGCCTGCCACCCGCAGCTCCTTGAGGCGCTCTCAGGCGGGCCGCAGCGCCAGCCTCA GCCGCAGCAGCTTCTATCTGGGCACCTGTCAGGATGAGCCGGATCAGCTGGACGATTGGAACCGCATTGCCGAGTTGCAGCAGCGTAACAGGGTGTGTCCCCCCCACATGAAGACCTGCTACCCCCTGGAGTCTAGG CCCTCCCAGTCCCTGACCGTCATCACGGACGAGGAGATGAAGACGGGCGACCCGAAGGAGACGCTGCGCCGGGCCAGCATGCAGCCCTCACAGATCGAGAGCGCAGCCGCCCGTCGCAGCACGCTCAGCACCGGCTGGGCAGGAGGCATCGCCACGCGGCTGCAGAGGAAGCGCAGTTCAGACGAATCTCACCAGGGCCCAGACACCCCGGAG TCCAAGAAGCCAACCAGCTGCTTCCCACGGCCCCAGACGCCCAGAGAGCGGAACGAGGAGCGCAAGCGTGGCAGCAGGAAGGGCGAGCCCCAAGCGACCGGCAAGCAG cccgaCCGGCGCCAGTCGATGGCCTTCAGCATCCTGAACACCCCCAAGaagctgggcagcagcctcctgcGCCGGGGCGCCAACCGGAAAACAACGCCCAAAACCTCGCCACGTGGCAGCGCTCGGCGGTCCCCCAGGATAGCCACAGCCAAGTCGCCCAAGGGGAAGGGCAAG GCCAGCCGCAAGTCACCCAAGAACATGAAATTCTaa